AGTTTTGGTTATCTCCGACCGGAGCCCCTTGATTGGTTGTCATTCTATCCATATATGAACCCTCCATCATTTCTATAATTGATTTTAGACTGAATCTAAATTTATGAATTGATTGTATCATTGGAGAATCCATCGGATCATGATTGTCGCATGAGTGTTATATGACCCTTTTATGATCGTAATATGAAGTTCGGATGAACCTTCTAGAGTGCGGTGAATGAACAAAAAAAAGGGAGGGGGATTAGTCCGCCAGGCGGTATCCCACTCCTCTAACCGTTGCAATATAGCGCGGGGCTCCCGCGTTGTCGCTCAGCTTTTTACGCAAGCTTTTGATATGGACGTCGACTACGTTGCTGCCGCCCATAAAATCCGTATCCCAAATTTTGCACATCAGATCCTCACGCGTGCATACGGCTCCTTCGCTGTCCAGCAGGAGCATCAGTAAATGATACTCTGTCTTGGTCAAATGGATCGGAGTGCTGCCCCGGTGGATCGTCATTTTATCCCGATCAATGGACAAGTCTTTATAAACGAGGCCTCGCATGACCTCTTCTCCACCTGACAACCCGGCGGCCGGTGAGAACAATCGGATGGTTCGCTGCACCTGATACATCATCGTATCTTTGGAACGGGCAGGCCATACCATGAGCTCTTCGTTCAACAGGCTTGAGCCCGCATTGCTCATTAATTCTTCCCCTACAAGATACAGAATCGGAATAGAGGAATGCTCAGGCAGCAGGAGTTCCTTCTCCTTGTTGAACGCCGTCATATTCCGGCAGCCCGTCATATCGGCAATAATCAATCCTGTATTGAGTGCCGACTGAAGACGCGGTTCCCATTTGCGGAACATCATCACCTCGAAGCAGTTCTCGGTCAAGGTAATGAACATTTCATTCACCCGTCCGGGCGAACGGCTTAATAACGCAGCCCGCAGCGTTGTGGGACAAGCATCCCCTATCGCCATCGGCGTCGTCGGACGAACATACAGGTTGCCGGACTGGAAATCAGGAAACGAATAGACCGTTCCCAGTGCCGTCATTTCTTCCGTTTGGTTTGACATTCTGGACACACCCCCCCGAATACGACGTGAGCATGATGGATGACGTAATTGGTTTCACCGGCTACCGTAGCAGCCCAATCCTCTGGCACCTCCGTCATGACCTCGTCCACTTTACCGCATACTTCACAAATAATATGTTGATGATCGTCCGTACGGGCGTCGTACCGACTCGCGCTCTCGCCCAGCTTCAATTCTCGAATCAACTGCTTATCCGTCAAATAACGAAGGGAATTATAAACCGTCCCGTACGCCAAATTATATCCTTTCTCCACCAGCCGGTTCATGATGTCCGCAGCAGTCGGATGATCATGCGATTCCCGAAGGACATCGTACACCGCTTGGCGTTGTGTCGTCAGATTTAAAGATTTCAAGGTATTCACCCTTTTAATTTATTTTTAGATCAAGTATAAATCCTATTCTTCGCAAGGTCAACATCCATTGCCGAAATTGCCGCTGGTAATCTTTAAGATTTCTTTAGATTCAATTAAAAATTCCTTTAGCTTGTATGGTTAGAATTAGAACATACATAAACGATGAAACGTATAACCCGCCAAAGGAGGCGATCGACCGTCATGGAATCCATAGGCAAGTATCCCAATCAAGTACCGTCATCCCCCGAACGATCCCGTCAGCAAACCGGCACGATTCGAAGCAAACGAATGAAGCGCCGCAAGGGACGAGCACGTTTAAGTCTGCTCCTTCTGCTGTTTCTCGTCATTCTGTTGGTCGTGTTCATCGCGAAGATATTTATTCCGCCTCCCATCAAAGCGAGCTCGGCCATCCTGATTCATGCAGATACCGGCCGTGTGCTTTATGCGATGCATGCCGATCTCCCCCTTCCTCCCGCAAGCATGTCCAAAATGATGACGGAGCTGCTGGTGCTGGATGCCGTTCGTTCCGGGCAGCATGCTTGGGACGAGAACGTGCCGATTAGCCGATATGCCGCAGAGGTGCCCGGTTCGGCCATCGGCATGCATGAAGACGAACATTATACGCTGAGGCAGCTGTTCGAAGCGCTCATTATTCATTCGGCCAATGATGCTGCTGTAGCTATAGCAGAGCATCTCAGCGGGTCGGAAGCCCGCTTCGTGGAAAGCATGAATGCCCGGGCGAAGGAAATCGGCCTTTCTGATCGGACCGTATTCGCCAATGCATCTGGTCTGCCTGCCGCCGACCTGGTTCCTTTTGCCGAAGCGGCCTCCGAAGGGGATACCGTCATGACGGCCAGGGATTCGGCCATGCTGGCCAGATGGCTGGTGAACAAACATCCCGATCTGCTCGAGGTAACCAGCCAGCGCGATTTGCCTGTACCGCAGAAGAAGCTTTCCCTGCATACCACCAATCTCATGCTTCCTGGCGAGCCATTTTCTTACGAGGGTAATGACGGATTTAAGACCGGGTATACCCGCTCTGCCGGTTATTGCTTTACTGGAACGGCGTCGCGTGGTGGGAACCGACTGATATCCGTCGTGATGGGGACCGGGGATGCCGATCAGCGGTTTAAGGAAACACGGAAGCTGATGGATTACGGATTCGATCGTCAAGGCATTTTATCGAATCTCGTCGCCGGCCTTTTTAAACGATAATTGCACAAAAACTCGCTATTTTGAAGGCAAATCTGCACTTTATGCGGTTGATTTAGGGTACACTGTTCGTATGGAATCATCGTTTCCAATGGATGTTTTACTGGAGGATATACAATGAGAAGCGTATTAATCGTAGATGACGATAAAGAAATATCCGGGCTGATCTCTATTTATCTGGAGAATGAGGGTTACCGCGTAATCCAAGCCCATGACGGGGAGGAAGCACTGCTGGCGATGGCCACGCACGGTGGTACGGTGGATCTCGTGATTCTCGATGTCATGATGCCAAAGCTGAACGGGATTGACACCTGCCGCAGAATCCGGGAAACCTCGTCCATACCCATCCTGATGCTGAGCGCCAAGAGTGAAGACATGGATAAAATCCTGGGGCTGATGACCGGCGCGGATGACTATATGATCAAACCGTTCAATCCGCTGGAGCTGACGACTCGCGTCAAAACACTGCTGCGGCGCTCCACCCTGTACAATGCCGAACTGCTTCGGGAGGACAGCGACCGGATCCAGATCGACGGACTCGACATTAACCGGACAACGCATGAGGTAACGGCCAATGGCAAAGCGATCTCTTTGACGGCAAGAGAATTCGAGATTCTGTATTTACTTGCCCGCCAACCGGGGAGAATCTTCAGTGCCGAGGATATCTTCCAGCAGGTCTGGAAGGAGAAATATTACGTCTCCAATAATACGGTCATGGTGCACATCAGCAACCTGCGGGACAAGCTCGAGAAGGAGCTGGGTTATAAGCTCATTCAAACGGTATGGGGCGTCGGGTACAAAATCCATGCGTAAGCTGCAATGGAAAATCATCACGCTGTTTTTTGTCGGTGGAGCCCTGACCCTGTCCATACTGTTCCTCGCGCAGCAGATCATCCGATTGATCGGCCGGGAATACTGGAAGGAGCCCTGGGTAAACACCCTATTCAGAGTTGATCGTATTCTGGAGGATTTCTTCGGTTTTCCCATCATCCCGACGATCATCGGCATCGTGCTGTTTATCTGCATGGTATTGCTCCTGAGCCAGGGCACCATTCGTCAAATCAATCACTTAATGGAGGGTACAAAGCGTTTGGCAAAGGGCGAATTGGATCAAGAGATTATCGTCAGCTCGAATGACGAACTGGGCCAGATGGCAACGCAAATCAATCAAATGGCCAAGCAGCTGAAGCTATCGCTGGCAGAGGAGCGGATGGCGGTCCAGTCCAAGAACGAGCTGATCAGCAACGTATCGCATGATCTGCGTACCCCCCTCACCTCCATCATCGGGTACTTGCGGCTGGTCAATGAAGACCATTACAAGGATGAAGTCGAACTCCGGTATTATACCGATATCGCGTACGATAAGTCGCTGCGCCTGGGCGGACTCGTGAACGATTTGTTTGAATACACCCGGATGGGGTACTCCCCGATAAACCGGGTTGACATTAATTTGGTGGAGCTGCTCGCACAATTGGCCGTGGACTTTTCACTCACCGGGCAGCAGGAAGGAGTACAAGTCATCTTCACGCCTGAATCGGAGAAAATCATGATCTCCTCGGACGGGGATAAGCTGATGCGCACCTTCGAGAATCTGCTGTCCAATGCGGTACGGCACGGGCGAGAAGCCGGGGTGGTGGATTTGAAGGTATCAAGTGATGCGAAGTTTGCCGTCGTACAGGTAATCAATTACGGTCCCCCGATCCCCCCATATGCAATCCCCTATCTGTTCGAGCGGTTCTACCGGGCGGATGAATCCCGTACCGATCAAACCGGCGGCTCCGGCCTTGGTTTGGCTATCGTCAAAACCATCGTGGATGCCCATCATGGCACGATTCAGGTGACCAGTAATACGGAACGAACGATGTTTGAAGTTCTCCTGCCTTTAGAGGCTCCTCAAAATTAACAAAATAAAGCATTTAATATTCGACATACAATTCCATTTTCCGATAAAATAGGGGGTGAATGTCTTCATCGCCTTGCCGACCTTGTGCAAGGTACATGAAAGGAATGATCCCCCATGACTAATATACTATTTACCAACTTTTGTATATTTGTGACTTTCTTATACTTATCCGGACTGCTGTCCAAAAAATATGTAACAGGCGTTGTGACACCGTCCATCAACGTTAAGATCAACGCCGGACTCCTCTTTGGCATTTACGGGATCATCTTGATGTATTATTCTTTTCCGATTGACCCCCGGTTTTTTGCGGATTTGCGGCATCTGGCCATTGTCGTGATCGCCAGCTACCTGGGCTGGCTTCCGTCCCTAATTGCCGGCGTGCTGATTGCGCTCGGGCGGCTGATCCTGTTCGGCATGTCCGCTTCCTCTGCCATTGCGGGAGCCGGCATGCTGTTGATCGGGATCATCTGCGGGACGCTTTCTCGTACCCATTGGAATCGTTTAAGCAAAATGCTGCTCATGAGCGTATTGAGCATGCTGGTGCTCCTATGTATTATGTGGATGAATATCCCGGACCACCACAAGGTGTATACCATCTTTACGCAGCACCTCATCATATCCATGCTCGCCACGGTGGTCATTTACATGCTGACCGAGTATATCAACACGTCCAATCAACTATTTCTGCAGTTGAAGAAAAATGCGGAGACGGATTACCTGACAAGCCTTCACAATTTGCGCCAGTTCGAGCAGTTGTTGTCGGAACGTTTTCTCGAAGCCCAGCATTTCAGCGAACGGCTGGGTGTTCTTGTCGTGGACATTGATCACTTCAAAAAAATAAACGACACCTACGGCCATGCGGCCGGAGATGCCGTTTTGCAGCAGCTCAGCAAAGTGATGAGGGAGCATTCCCGTTCTTTTGACGAAGTGTCCCGCAACGGCGGGGAAGAATTCTCAGTGCTGGTTCCAGAAGCGACCATCGACGAGACGGCCGCTATTGCGGAACGAATCCGGGCTGCCGTAGCGGACCATATCTTTGTCCTAGAAGACGGAACTAAGATTCGGATCACCGTGTCGATTGGAGTTGCTGTGCACCCCGATACGATTCGGTCAAAAAATGCCAAGGAGCTGCTTCAGCAAGCGGACCGCGAGCTGTACCGAGCCAAGGACAGCGGGCGCAACCGCGTATGCTCCGCCCCCGAAATCAATGATTTGATTCTTTCTTAATTCGAATCCGCCTTCAGTATTTCATCAATGGCAGTCAGCGTATCCGAAGACAGCTTCATACCGGAAGCCTTCACATTCTCTTCCACCTGTTCCGGACGGCTGGCGCCCACCAGCGCACTGGCTACGTTGTTCTGACGCAGAATCCAGGCCAAGGCCAATTGGCCGACGGTCATACCCAGCTCGCTTGCAACGAGATCCAGAGCCTGCACCTTCTGAATGCGGTCTTCACTCATTTTGAGCCGGTCTGCTCCAATCTTCGATGCGCGGCTGTTCTCCGGCACGGCTTGCTTGGAGGCGTACTTGCCAGTCAGAAGCCCTTGAGCTAGAGGAGAATAGACCACTTGTCCAATGCCCTTCTTCTCGCCTAAAGGAATGATCTCCTCCTCGATCTTGCGCTCGAACATGTTGTACAGCGGCTGATTCACCACGATGCGATCCAGCAAATAGCGGTCCGCAACCGCCAATGCCGCTTCCATCTGGGCAGCGGTCCACATACTGACGCCGATATAAAGCACCTTGCCTTGGCGGACAAGGTCATCCAGCGCCCGCAGCGTTTCCTCTAGCGGTGTTTCTTCATGATATCGATGGCAGTAATAGATGTCGACGTAATCGGTACCCAGCCGCTTCAGACTCGCATCGCACTGCTCTCTGATATGTTTGCGGGAAAGGCCCTGATCATTGGGTCCGTCCCCCATCTTGCCGAATACCTTCGTGGCCAGGACATAGGATTCTCGTGGGAAAGCTCTCAAGGTTTCCCCGACGACCACCTCAGCCGCCCCCTGCGCATACACATTCGCCGTATCAAAAAAATTAACGCCGAGCCCATACGCGGTCTGAATCGACTTCACGGCATTCTCCCGTTCCACATATCCCCCGTACGTCAGCCAGCTCCCGAGACTGATATCGCTAACCTTCAGTCCGCTTCCGCCCAATCTTCTAAATTCCATATGTGAAACCTCCTTCATACAAGATAGATGCTTATTCTTTATTGTAACATCTTCCTGTACGATAGACAGTTGTACCTTGTCTAACGTTTATAACCGGTCGACTTTATCCTTAACCTGACCGATACATTAAACTTGACATGGGGGTACATGGCACGCCATTCCTCCATCTCCGTCTGATTGTTCCAGTGCGTGCCTCCATATCGGAGGCCGAAACCCAGCGGGTCCAGGCCTGTTTTTTGAATCTTCTCCAGCAGTTTTTTTACCGATTGGGATATTTCCTTGCTAAATTGCTCTTCGATCTTACGCAGATCCTTCGGATCCAGTTGTTCGGGATCCTCCTTCTCCTCCAGAATGGCCGTTATCCGAATCTTGTAGTCAATGGTTTCTTCCCCTGCTTTATCCGTTATGATCTTATATCTAGCCCGGGTCCTGTCCGTGTTCACTTCAAGCAATTGGCCCTCAACCCTCGTCCCGAAATTGGTGCTTAAGTTCCGGAGATCGAGCAGGTTATACAGCCTGGTTTCCTCCTGATTCAGAATCACCTTCACCTTGCTCTTATCCATCAAAGCTACTTTGTTGATATTCAGAACTTGGTCTTCGGTCGTTTCCACGACGGGCATAACCGGATCTTCTCCTTCCTCCGTCATTCGGCGGGTCAGATCGAAGGAGTATGTCTTGGTAATGAACGGGGATTCCGTCCCATCCTCACTGAGCGCCAGAAATATCGCATTTCCGGCGATCCGCTCGGTTGGGGGTTCAGCCTTTAATACGGCTTCCGCTGTAGGAACAGCAACTCCTGGATACATCAGCAGCTGCATGTCTCGCCTCCGAACGGTCCAGTCTTGAATTTTACCTATATTTTCCCGGGCATATGCTTCCCCATACATAACTCCCTTGCAATGTCCGAAGTCAAGCTCCTTATCTACTTTCGATTTAACCTCCCTGATCGCTTCAGCGATGCTTGTCGCTTCCTGCGTAATAAGCAATGACTTCTTATCCCCGGTCTTCGGGTCTCCCGAAGGAATCGCGATTTTGAAGCTGAATCGGTTCATGCCGGGATTTTCCTTCGAGACATCAATGCCAATGGACACAACAAAAAGTCTGAGATCGATATCCCTAAAATCACATCCCGACAGAAACAAAAAAGAGCAGCACATGAGCCAGACCAGCCATCGTTTCAGGTCTTTCATGCCTTCTTCCTCCTTTTCCTCCATACCGCATAGAATAACAGGGCAATGAGCAGGAATTCCCCCGCGAACCGAACATCCAGAAAGACAACCGCCATATCATTTAATATGTATTGATTCACGATAAACGATGTGCCGAAGGTAATCAGGGAAAAGAGGAGAATCACCCACCATTCGATTTTCCTCCTTTTTGTCATCGCTTTGCCCTTATCGACCTTTAATCCGAAGCTTCCCAGGATCAGTTCCTTACCTACATGCCAGTGGATGATAGAGTTCACGAGGGAGAGGCACATATACACCACGTAGAAGACATAAATCATCCGTTCAATGATGAAATAACGAATCCGAAGCGCGTCTACCGTCGAGAAGGCAGGATATACGTGTTGTCCGGCGCCCGCAGCGCCCAGTATGCCAATGGGTGCAAAGATCGAAACCAGAAGGGTAAGCATACTGACCACCACAATCGCCCAAACATGGCGTACTCGGAATCGGTGAAATATTCGGTTGAATACCACCATGTTCACGTAGCCCGTAAAAATAAAAGTTGCCGCCGCCACCGTTTCATAATTGGGCATATTCCATGCATAGGTTATGATTTGCCTTACGGAATCCCAGCTGAAATAGGGATTGCTGAAGACACGCCATGACATGTAGGCGATGATAGGCACACAGATGTACAGAATCATCTCCAGTGCATAAATAATGGACTCGGAATCGAGCCTCGCGCTAAGTCCAACCACCACCAGAAATCCCACCAGAACAATATAGGGAGACACATCCGGACTGATGTAGCGAGAGGTAATATCAACGAAACTGACCAAGGTAATCACGCTGGAGAAAAACCACGCGAGTCCGTATAAAAAAAGCAGGATGCCGGATACCCACTTGGACATAACCGAGTGGAAAATCTCCGGCAGCCCTTGTCCCGGAAATTTTTGAATCAGCTTTACGAAAGTAAACAATAACAATGTGCCGATTGGAATGGACACGAGAATCGACATCAGCGCACCGTCAAAGCGATCCGTAATCAAGATGCGAGGGACATAATTAATCAGGTTGATGGTTGCATTGAGCAGGAAGAGGTAATAAAAATATTTATTTCTAACCACTTCGCTGATCTCCTTTCTTGTTCCAGTCCACAGCAAACATCTTCAGGTATGGTTTGCCGAAGGACCTGAGGCTCGTAAGGTACATAATCATGGCCACCATCCCCAACACGATACCGACTAAGCCGAATAAGGTGGCCAGTACAATGAACAAATACTTCGTGACACGGATGCCTGAGCTCATCATCGTTATCGGGATCACAAAATTTGTTATCGCTACGGCGGAAACCAGGATGATCATGATGTTACTAACCAAGCCCGCCTCCGTGGCCGCGGTTCCCAGAATGAGACCCCCTACCGTGGTAGCGGTCTGACCAATCGCTTTGGGCAGCCGAACACTCGCCTCCGTCAGAAATTCCATCGCCAGCAGCATGAAAATCACTTCAAAGAAGGACGGATACGGCACCGTAGCCCGGCTTCCCGCAATAAGAAGCGTGACCTGCATCCTCAATATTTCAGGATTATAAGAGGTGAAGGCCACATAAAGGCTTGGCATCAGCACGGTGACAAACAAGGCGATATACCGGATTCCCTTGAGAAACCAGCCGATCGGGGGAAGCTGGATTTTGTCATCCATCGCCGTAAAGAAATCATTGAATATGGCCGGCAGGAGAAGCGCATACCCCGTTGAATCCATCAATACTGCAATCTTTCCTTGGGAGATATTCAGTACGGCCCGGTCAGGTCGTTCGGTTAGCATAAGCGTCGGATACAAACGAAATTTAGGATGCATCGTATGTCTCTCGATTTCAGACGCCGATTGCACAATATCCGCTTTGAGCTCGGACAATCGCTTTTTAAGCTCCTGTAATACCGTTTCCTCCACTTTGCAAGCATCGTACATAATGATGATTCGGGTCTGCGATAGTTTGCCGACGGTCATGAATTCCGTCTTTAAATTCGCGGTTTGGTAACGGTGGCGAATCAGGTTCAGGTTCACCTCGATATTTTCCGTAAACGAATCATCGGGACCCTGAATGACATTCTCCGTACTGGCAGGCTGAATGGCGCCTGCATTAACCAATACGGCGTCAAACAGGAGCACGCTGTCCCGGAGAAATACGGCAACGCAGCCCCTTAGTATATTCCGGAGCAATTCCTGTTCATCTTTCGGCTTCACGGTTGAGGGAAAGGACCGGAGGAATTGGTCATATAGATCCAAGGATTTCAGTTCATAAAAACGGTTAATCAAATTTTCGTTGACCATGATGGGATCGCACATGCTCTTAAGATAAATCAATAACACGTGCTCCCCTTCATTCTTCAGCTCGCGCTGCTCGATATCTCCGATATTACGTAGATGTTCTTGCAGACACTTCTTGGCATCCTCCGCCTTTAAATATGGTTCGCTGGTCATGTTACCACCCCTCATTTCACTAAATTCCGAATCTCACGCTGTTTCCTTAGGTTCTGCACATATGTCCCAAATTATTTACAATCATCCAGAAAACGCAAGAAATCCGCGAATCGAAATCAGCTCGTTTCTAATCATTCCCATGTGGTAATAATGAAGACAGAGTCTGAGTTTAAGGGCAAGACCCCTAGAAACTGAGGAGGAATCGTGAATGAACCCATCCAATTCATCGTACCAAGGACTGCCGCAATACCCGGTGTCGCTGTGGAGAGCGACTACCGAACTGCCCGACTTCCCACGCTTGGCCGAGGATATCGAAGCGGATGTGGCCATCGTCGGAGCCGGCATAACCGGAATCACCACAGCCTATCTGCTGGCGAAGGCAGGTAAAGATGTGGTCGTCGTCGACGCAGGCCGCATACTGAACGGAACAACAGGTTTTACAACCGCGAAGGTAACGGCACAGCATGGGCTGATTTATCATGAATTTATGAACCATTTTGGAGAGGAGAAGACAAGGCTCTACTACGAAGGAAATCGTGAAGCGATCGAATTCATTAGGGATATTATTGGCGGAGACGAAGGGAAATTCGGGCTGAAGCTGGAGGATGCCTATATCTACGCTCAACAGGAGGACAAGTATCTCACAAAGCTCGAGGATGAAATCAAAGCTTATGAAAAGCTCGGCATTCCGGGAGAATGGCAGGACAGTCTTCCTCTGCCTATGCCGATTCGGGGAGCCATTAAGATGCCCGGGCAGTATCGGTTCCATCCTCTGAAGTATTTGAAACATCTGACGGAACAATTTCTGAAACTCGGAGGGCGGATCTATGAGAACACGACCATGGATGAAAAGGCCGAAACCGATGGACCTATTACGCTGCTGACCAAACGTGGCGGACATCGAATCACGTGCAATCACGCCGTGTCGGCATCTCATTTTCCGTTCGTTGACGAGAAGGGATTGTTCTTTACGCGGCTGCATGTGGAGCGCTCGTACGCCATTGCTGTCAAACCCGAAACCGCCTATCCGGGAGGGATGTATCTAAGCGTAGATCAGCCAACCCGTTCCTTGCGGTCAGCTTCTTATGACGGTGAGGAGCTGGTTATCGTCGGAGGCGAGAATCACCCGACGGGCCGCAGCATCTGTACCCATCAGCATTACGAAAATCTGGAGCTTTTTGCAGGAAAGCTGCTGGGCGCTTCTTCCATTCCATATCGCTGGTCGACTCAGGACCTGATCACACTGGACAATATGCCTTATATCGGGCCGATCACGTCCAGTCAAGACCGGATCTTTGTTGCGACTGGCTTCCGGAAATGGGGAATGACGACAGGCACGCTAGCCGCGAAGATCATTAGCGATCAAATTCTGGAGAAAGAGAACCGTTACTCCGAGGTATACAGCCCGTCCCGCTTCAAAGCGGATCCGAGCATCAAAACATTCGTCGTTCAAAATGCCTTGGTTGCGAAGGATTTTGTGTCCGGCAAGGTGGAAATGTCCCACGCCGATATAACCGAGCTAAAAGCCGGCGAAGGCGCAGTCGTCCGCCATAACGGTCAGCGCGCCGGGGCTTACAAGGATGATCAGGGGAATCTCCATCTCGTGGATACGACCTGTACCCATCTCGGCTGCGAGGTGGAATGGAACGAGGGCGAACGCTCATGGGATTGCCCATGTCACGGATCACGCTATCGCTATAACGGCGAGGTGCTTGAAGGGCCGGCCATTGAGCCGTTGAAGCAGCTGGACCCGGAGAGCTGAACGGACGCCGCGATCCCTCTAGTGACAAAAGAAGTGAAGCCCATGCGAGCTTCACTTCTTTTTTTATAACATGGGACTACATACCGGTTATGACCTAAATCCAACCAAAAATAACATATTTCTGGTATAATGAGCTTACACATCGTTTACGGGAGGGACAGCCCATGGTTCTAGGCCCTGAGTATTTGGATCGAATTAAAGAGGACGTCTCGGAGAAAAAAGCGCAGGAGAAGTTGCGCGGTATCCGGCAACAAAGCCTGCTTAGTGATTTTTTAATGACCCTTGCCGCTGCAGGTGCCTTCATTGTGGTGGCTGCCATCTTTGGTTTTATCTTGTATAACATACGATATTAGAGACCCTTCAA
This Paenibacillus sp. JZ16 DNA region includes the following protein-coding sequences:
- a CDS encoding winged helix family transcriptional regulator, which produces MSNQTEEMTALGTVYSFPDFQSGNLYVRPTTPMAIGDACPTTLRAALLSRSPGRVNEMFITLTENCFEVMMFRKWEPRLQSALNTGLIIADMTGCRNMTAFNKEKELLLPEHSSIPILYLVGEELMSNAGSSLLNEELMVWPARSKDTMMYQVQRTIRLFSPAAGLSGGEEVMRGLVYKDLSIDRDKMTIHRGSTPIHLTKTEYHLLMLLLDSEGAVCTREDLMCKIWDTDFMGGSNVVDVHIKSLRKKLSDNAGAPRYIATVRGVGYRLAD
- a CDS encoding Fur family transcriptional regulator: MKSLNLTTQRQAVYDVLRESHDHPTAADIMNRLVEKGYNLAYGTVYNSLRYLTDKQLIRELKLGESASRYDARTDDHQHIICEVCGKVDEVMTEVPEDWAATVAGETNYVIHHAHVVFGGVCPECQTKRKK
- a CDS encoding D-alanyl-D-alanine carboxypeptidase family protein, whose product is MESIGKYPNQVPSSPERSRQQTGTIRSKRMKRRKGRARLSLLLLLFLVILLVVFIAKIFIPPPIKASSAILIHADTGRVLYAMHADLPLPPASMSKMMTELLVLDAVRSGQHAWDENVPISRYAAEVPGSAIGMHEDEHYTLRQLFEALIIHSANDAAVAIAEHLSGSEARFVESMNARAKEIGLSDRTVFANASGLPAADLVPFAEAASEGDTVMTARDSAMLARWLVNKHPDLLEVTSQRDLPVPQKKLSLHTTNLMLPGEPFSYEGNDGFKTGYTRSAGYCFTGTASRGGNRLISVVMGTGDADQRFKETRKLMDYGFDRQGILSNLVAGLFKR
- a CDS encoding response regulator transcription factor, whose amino-acid sequence is MRSVLIVDDDKEISGLISIYLENEGYRVIQAHDGEEALLAMATHGGTVDLVILDVMMPKLNGIDTCRRIRETSSIPILMLSAKSEDMDKILGLMTGADDYMIKPFNPLELTTRVKTLLRRSTLYNAELLREDSDRIQIDGLDINRTTHEVTANGKAISLTAREFEILYLLARQPGRIFSAEDIFQQVWKEKYYVSNNTVMVHISNLRDKLEKELGYKLIQTVWGVGYKIHA
- a CDS encoding sensor histidine kinase yields the protein MRKLQWKIITLFFVGGALTLSILFLAQQIIRLIGREYWKEPWVNTLFRVDRILEDFFGFPIIPTIIGIVLFICMVLLLSQGTIRQINHLMEGTKRLAKGELDQEIIVSSNDELGQMATQINQMAKQLKLSLAEERMAVQSKNELISNVSHDLRTPLTSIIGYLRLVNEDHYKDEVELRYYTDIAYDKSLRLGGLVNDLFEYTRMGYSPINRVDINLVELLAQLAVDFSLTGQQEGVQVIFTPESEKIMISSDGDKLMRTFENLLSNAVRHGREAGVVDLKVSSDAKFAVVQVINYGPPIPPYAIPYLFERFYRADESRTDQTGGSGLGLAIVKTIVDAHHGTIQVTSNTERTMFEVLLPLEAPQN
- a CDS encoding GGDEF domain-containing protein, translating into MTNILFTNFCIFVTFLYLSGLLSKKYVTGVVTPSINVKINAGLLFGIYGIILMYYSFPIDPRFFADLRHLAIVVIASYLGWLPSLIAGVLIALGRLILFGMSASSAIAGAGMLLIGIICGTLSRTHWNRLSKMLLMSVLSMLVLLCIMWMNIPDHHKVYTIFTQHLIISMLATVVIYMLTEYINTSNQLFLQLKKNAETDYLTSLHNLRQFEQLLSERFLEAQHFSERLGVLVVDIDHFKKINDTYGHAAGDAVLQQLSKVMREHSRSFDEVSRNGGEEFSVLVPEATIDETAAIAERIRAAVADHIFVLEDGTKIRITVSIGVAVHPDTIRSKNAKELLQQADRELYRAKDSGRNRVCSAPEINDLILS
- a CDS encoding aldo/keto reductase family protein, giving the protein MEFRRLGGSGLKVSDISLGSWLTYGGYVERENAVKSIQTAYGLGVNFFDTANVYAQGAAEVVVGETLRAFPRESYVLATKVFGKMGDGPNDQGLSRKHIREQCDASLKRLGTDYVDIYYCHRYHEETPLEETLRALDDLVRQGKVLYIGVSMWTAAQMEAALAVADRYLLDRIVVNQPLYNMFERKIEEEIIPLGEKKGIGQVVYSPLAQGLLTGKYASKQAVPENSRASKIGADRLKMSEDRIQKVQALDLVASELGMTVGQLALAWILRQNNVASALVGASRPEQVEENVKASGMKLSSDTLTAIDEILKADSN
- a CDS encoding Ger(x)C family spore germination protein, with protein sequence MEEKEEEGMKDLKRWLVWLMCCSFLFLSGCDFRDIDLRLFVVSIGIDVSKENPGMNRFSFKIAIPSGDPKTGDKKSLLITQEATSIAEAIREVKSKVDKELDFGHCKGVMYGEAYARENIGKIQDWTVRRRDMQLLMYPGVAVPTAEAVLKAEPPTERIAGNAIFLALSEDGTESPFITKTYSFDLTRRMTEEGEDPVMPVVETTEDQVLNINKVALMDKSKVKVILNQEETRLYNLLDLRNLSTNFGTRVEGQLLEVNTDRTRARYKIITDKAGEETIDYKIRITAILEEKEDPEQLDPKDLRKIEEQFSKEISQSVKKLLEKIQKTGLDPLGFGLRYGGTHWNNQTEMEEWRAMYPHVKFNVSVRLRIKSTGYKR
- a CDS encoding GerAB/ArcD/ProY family transporter, producing MVRNKYFYYLFLLNATINLINYVPRILITDRFDGALMSILVSIPIGTLLLFTFVKLIQKFPGQGLPEIFHSVMSKWVSGILLFLYGLAWFFSSVITLVSFVDITSRYISPDVSPYIVLVGFLVVVGLSARLDSESIIYALEMILYICVPIIAYMSWRVFSNPYFSWDSVRQIITYAWNMPNYETVAAATFIFTGYVNMVVFNRIFHRFRVRHVWAIVVVSMLTLLVSIFAPIGILGAAGAGQHVYPAFSTVDALRIRYFIIERMIYVFYVVYMCLSLVNSIIHWHVGKELILGSFGLKVDKGKAMTKRRKIEWWVILLFSLITFGTSFIVNQYILNDMAVVFLDVRFAGEFLLIALLFYAVWRKRRKKA